Proteins from a genomic interval of Crassostrea angulata isolate pt1a10 chromosome 7, ASM2561291v2, whole genome shotgun sequence:
- the LOC128191719 gene encoding uncharacterized protein LOC128191719, which translates to MVQMRTHVPLFYEELFEIVSEIGNKDIIVVCDFNLIMDPDMDYYNYRYLHLNNPKARDKVIEKINQFNLIDIFRETHPDKKRYTWRKPTPLKQARLDFFLISNTLLCMSQESEIIASYKSDHSPVLLSLKFNEFTHGKGLWKFNNALLYDKEFLDVVNKKIQEIKQNYAVPVYNNASIDKIPNDEIQFTVNDQLFLETLLMEIMGKCISYSSYAKKKNNEKEKFLINQIKQLEEKYKENIQTINFKKKELENIRNHKLMGSLVRSRAKWTCEGEKPTSYFLNLENRNFVNKIVPKLIKEDCSEEINGQKEILLEIENCYRNLYQNKGEFQDYDLNEILESDSEIFKLSDTQRNTLEGEITYNEASHVLKKMSNNKSPGSDNT; encoded by the coding sequence ATGGTCCAAATGAGGACACACGTACCCCTTTTTTATGAAGAACTCTTTGAAATTGTAAGTGAAATAGGAAATAAAGACATAATAGTTGTTTGTGATTTTAATCTTATTATGGATCCCGATATGGATTATTACAATTACCGGTATCTTCATCTTAACAATCCTAAAGCAAGAGATAaagtaatagaaaaaataaatcaattcaatCTTATTGACATTTTTAGAGAAACTCACCCTGATAAGAAAAGGTATACATGGCGTAAACCAACCCCTCTTAAACAAGCAAGActagatttctttttaatatcaaataccCTACTGTGTATGTCACAAGAAAGTGAAATCATAGCAAGTTATAAGTCAGATCATTCACCAGTACTCCTTAGtctaaaatttaatgaatttacacaTGGAAAAGGTTTATGGAAGTTCAATAATGCACTTTTATATGATAAGGAATTCCTAGatgttgttaataaaaaaatacaagaaataaaacaaaattatgcagTACCTGTATATAACAATGCATCTATTGACAAAATTCCAAATGATGAAATTCAATTCACTGTCAATGACCAGCTCTTTCTTGAAACACTATTAATGGAAATCATGGgcaaatgtatatcatattCTAGCTAtgccaaaaagaaaaataacgaaaaggagaaatttttaataaaccaAATAAAACAGTTGGAGGAAAAgtacaaagaaaacattcaaacaattaattttaaaaagaaagaattagAAAATATCAGAAATCACAAACTTATGGGAAGTCTAGTAAGATCAAGAGCTAAATGGACCTGTGAAGGAGAGAAACCAACAAGTTACTTTCTTAATCTTGAGAAtagaaattttgtaaataaaattgtcccaaaattaataaaagaagatTGTTCCGAAGAAATTAATGGACAAAAGGAAATCCTGTTAGAGATAGAAAATTGTTATAGAAATCTATATCAAAACAAAGGTGAATTTCAAGACTACGATTTAAATGAGATTCTAGAATCAGactctgaaattttcaaattaagcGATACTCAAAGAAATACCCTTGAAGGTGAAATAACTTATAATGAAGCCTCTCacgtattgaaaaaaatgtcgaATAATAAGAGTCCTGGAAGTGACAATACTTAG